One window of the Acaryochloris sp. CCMEE 5410 genome contains the following:
- a CDS encoding Rrf2 family transcriptional regulator, with protein sequence MELSCKCEYAVLALLSLVDHYPQGEPLRIRQIAAQQHIPDRYLEQLLAILRRSGLVCSQRGARGGYLLAREPWKITLLEIINCIEGRDPQSNALPQTGLTTEKAVVQELWHEADQAASKILKNCTLQDLCDRRDAKKQIDLMYYI encoded by the coding sequence GTGGAATTGTCATGTAAATGTGAATATGCGGTGCTGGCATTGCTGTCACTGGTGGATCACTACCCGCAAGGGGAGCCGCTACGCATCCGCCAAATTGCAGCCCAACAACATATTCCCGATCGATATTTAGAACAACTCCTGGCCATTCTGCGCCGTTCAGGTTTAGTCTGTTCTCAGCGAGGGGCGCGCGGAGGATATTTATTGGCCCGTGAACCTTGGAAAATTACCCTACTAGAAATCATTAACTGTATAGAAGGCAGAGATCCGCAATCGAACGCTTTACCCCAAACAGGTCTGACAACGGAGAAAGCGGTAGTCCAAGAACTTTGGCACGAAGCGGATCAAGCAGCGAGCAAGATCCTCAAGAATTGTACGTTGCAAGATCTTTGCGATCGCAGAGATGCTAAAAAACAAATTGACCTGATGTATTACATCTAA
- a CDS encoding adenylate kinase, with the protein MSLLLLSTALFRTFSIVLSLLPIPMRLVLLGPPGSGKSTQAAALAARWQIPSLSTGDLLRDAISAQSDLGKQAQTHVETGELVPDDLIVDLMRDSFGTPATQQGWILDGFPRNLVQSQALDTLLQIMGQPYGQVVYFDAPEDLLVERMLKRGRQDDSEDLIRQRLQVYLHQTVPLIDFYRRRQCLVEIDGSRPESEITDAISEVIQPLANV; encoded by the coding sequence GTGAGTCTTCTCCTCTTATCCACGGCGCTGTTCAGAACATTTTCGATTGTCCTGTCACTTCTCCCTATCCCTATGCGACTTGTTCTTCTTGGCCCACCGGGTTCTGGTAAAAGTACCCAAGCAGCAGCTTTGGCTGCTCGCTGGCAGATTCCTAGCCTGTCTACGGGGGATTTGCTGCGGGATGCGATCTCAGCCCAATCTGACCTAGGCAAACAAGCCCAAACCCATGTCGAGACAGGAGAATTGGTGCCCGATGATCTCATCGTTGACCTGATGCGAGACAGCTTTGGCACGCCTGCCACCCAGCAGGGCTGGATCTTGGATGGGTTCCCTCGCAATTTGGTCCAGTCCCAAGCTCTGGATACCCTACTGCAAATTATGGGACAACCCTACGGGCAGGTGGTGTACTTTGATGCTCCTGAAGATCTCCTGGTGGAGCGGATGCTAAAGCGCGGTCGCCAGGATGATAGCGAAGATCTGATTCGACAGCGTTTGCAGGTTTACCTCCATCAAACCGTCCCCTTAATTGACTTTTATCGACGCCGCCAGTGTTTGGTGGAGATTGATGGCAGTCGCCCGGAGTCTGAGATTACGGATGCGATCTCAGAGGTAATTCAGCCTTTAGCCAACGTTTAG
- a CDS encoding transketolase C-terminal domain-containing protein: MTTFPIDLKAYTPLTLDASNPTLTPEQRETLKANIQLCRDAIVFFTATGAARGVGGHTGGPYDTVPEVMILDALFRGSADKYVPIFFDEAGHRVATQYLMSTLEGSLPAEQLMNYRGANSTLPGHPELGLTPGVKFSSGRLGHMWPYVNGVALANPGKTAFCLGSDGSQQEGNDAEAARLAVAQQINVKLLIDDNDITIAGSPSDYLPGFSVKKTLEGHGLKVLEGDGEDIDGLYARICEAINTPGPVAVINKRAMCVGIDGLEGSNHGHDVISVDAALKYLEARGHSDAVSNLKSVVKPSQDYTFLGASEKYDSNRNVFGDAVVEVLSSMSEADRKAKVLVVDSDLEGSCGLHKIRAANPEIFISGGIQERGNLSAAAGFGMAAGKQGIFATFSAFLEMCISEITMARLNKSNLLCHFSHAGIDDMADNTCHFGINNMFADNGLDDGYETRLYFPADANQMKACVKSVFDNPGLRFIFSTRSKVPLLTDTNGGELYAGNYTFTPGKDEVVREGTAGYIVSFGEALYRSLDAVERLKKEGIDVGLINKSTLNVVDEDMMKKLGAAPFVVVVESFNRRTGLGSRFGSWLLERGLSPKFAYLGTHEEGCGGLWEQFPHQGIDPVGIMKTVKSLAS, encoded by the coding sequence ATGACAACATTCCCGATTGATTTAAAGGCCTATACGCCGCTGACCCTGGACGCTAGCAATCCCACCCTCACCCCAGAGCAACGGGAGACCCTCAAAGCGAATATTCAGCTTTGCCGTGATGCCATTGTCTTTTTTACCGCCACAGGTGCAGCCCGAGGTGTGGGTGGACATACCGGTGGACCTTACGACACGGTTCCCGAAGTGATGATTTTGGATGCCCTCTTTCGGGGCAGTGCCGACAAGTATGTTCCTATCTTTTTTGATGAAGCTGGACACCGAGTCGCGACGCAATACTTGATGTCCACCCTCGAAGGCTCTCTACCTGCCGAGCAGTTGATGAACTATCGGGGTGCTAACTCCACCTTGCCCGGTCACCCCGAACTGGGTCTCACGCCTGGGGTTAAATTTAGCTCCGGCCGTTTGGGACATATGTGGCCCTATGTGAATGGCGTTGCCCTCGCAAATCCTGGTAAAACAGCGTTCTGTCTAGGGTCTGATGGTTCCCAGCAAGAAGGCAATGACGCGGAAGCAGCTCGTCTAGCCGTTGCCCAGCAGATTAACGTCAAGCTGCTGATTGATGATAATGACATCACCATTGCCGGTAGCCCTTCTGATTATCTACCTGGGTTTAGCGTCAAAAAGACCTTAGAAGGTCATGGCCTCAAAGTTCTAGAAGGCGATGGTGAAGATATTGATGGGCTCTACGCTCGCATTTGTGAAGCGATTAACACCCCCGGTCCCGTGGCCGTGATTAACAAGCGGGCCATGTGTGTGGGTATCGACGGCCTGGAAGGATCTAACCACGGTCATGACGTGATCTCTGTGGATGCCGCCCTTAAGTATCTAGAAGCTCGCGGTCATTCTGATGCGGTTTCCAATCTGAAGAGCGTGGTTAAGCCTAGCCAGGACTATACATTCCTCGGGGCTTCTGAGAAGTATGACTCTAACCGGAATGTCTTTGGGGATGCAGTGGTAGAAGTCCTCAGTAGCATGAGCGAAGCCGACCGTAAGGCTAAGGTGCTGGTTGTCGATAGCGACCTGGAAGGCTCCTGTGGTCTCCATAAGATTCGGGCTGCCAATCCCGAAATCTTTATCAGTGGCGGGATTCAAGAGCGGGGCAACCTGTCTGCGGCAGCTGGTTTCGGCATGGCCGCAGGCAAGCAGGGCATCTTCGCTACCTTTAGCGCCTTTTTGGAGATGTGTATCTCTGAAATCACCATGGCTCGCTTGAACAAGTCCAACTTGCTCTGTCACTTCTCCCATGCGGGCATTGACGATATGGCCGATAACACCTGCCACTTCGGGATTAACAATATGTTTGCCGATAATGGCTTGGATGACGGTTATGAGACTCGGCTCTATTTCCCTGCCGATGCCAACCAAATGAAGGCCTGTGTAAAGTCGGTCTTTGACAACCCTGGTCTGCGGTTTATCTTCTCCACGCGGTCTAAGGTGCCCCTCCTGACAGATACCAATGGTGGTGAACTGTATGCAGGCAACTACACCTTTACCCCTGGCAAGGACGAAGTGGTACGGGAAGGGACTGCGGGCTATATTGTCAGCTTTGGTGAAGCCCTCTATCGGTCTTTGGATGCGGTTGAGCGTCTGAAGAAGGAAGGCATTGATGTGGGTCTAATCAACAAGTCCACCCTCAATGTGGTAGACGAGGACATGATGAAAAAGCTTGGTGCAGCTCCTTTTGTGGTGGTGGTTGAATCCTTTAACCGCCGGACTGGATTAGGTAGCCGTTTCGGTTCTTGGCTTCTGGAGCGGGGACTCTCTCCTAAATTTGCTTACTTAGGCACCCATGAAGAAGGCTGTGGGGGTCTTTGGGAGCAATTCCCTCATCAGGGTATTGACCCCGTTGGCATTATGAAGACCGTCAAGTCTCTCGCTAGCTAA
- the cysK gene encoding cysteine synthase A, with amino-acid sequence MRIAHDITELIGKTPLIQLNRIPEMEGCLAKIIIKLESLNPSASVKDRIGSNMIAIAEKQGLIHPGITVLVEPTSGNTGIALAMVAAAKGYRLILTMPETMSAERRAMLRAYGAELELTPGTEGMRGCIERAQELVDTLPNAYMLQQFRNPANPQIHRQTTAEEIWADTDGKVDFLIAGVGTGGTLTGVAEVLKARKKSFQAIAVEPEGSPILSGGSPGPHKIQGIGAGFIPPVLKVDLIDEVILVKDEDAITYGRRLAREEGLLSGISSGAALCAAIQVAKRSENKDKLIVMIQPSFGERYLSTPLFHDAESH; translated from the coding sequence ATGCGTATTGCCCACGATATTACCGAGCTGATTGGTAAAACGCCGCTCATTCAACTCAATCGCATTCCAGAGATGGAAGGGTGCCTGGCCAAAATTATTATCAAGCTGGAGAGCCTGAATCCCTCTGCGTCGGTGAAAGATCGGATTGGCAGCAATATGATTGCCATTGCCGAAAAACAAGGACTGATTCATCCGGGTATCACGGTGTTGGTGGAACCCACCTCTGGCAATACGGGAATTGCCTTGGCCATGGTGGCGGCGGCCAAAGGCTATCGCCTGATCCTAACTATGCCAGAAACCATGAGTGCCGAGCGACGGGCAATGCTGCGGGCCTACGGGGCAGAGCTAGAGTTGACCCCAGGTACAGAAGGGATGCGAGGTTGTATTGAACGGGCTCAAGAGTTGGTGGATACCCTACCCAATGCCTATATGCTTCAGCAGTTTCGCAATCCAGCTAATCCCCAAATTCATCGCCAAACCACAGCAGAAGAAATTTGGGCAGATACCGATGGTAAGGTAGATTTCCTCATTGCTGGCGTGGGCACTGGGGGCACCCTAACTGGCGTGGCCGAAGTCTTAAAGGCTCGCAAGAAATCATTTCAGGCCATCGCTGTGGAGCCTGAAGGCAGCCCTATCTTATCGGGCGGATCTCCTGGTCCCCACAAAATCCAAGGGATCGGCGCGGGATTTATCCCTCCCGTTTTAAAGGTGGATCTGATTGATGAAGTGATCCTGGTTAAAGATGAAGATGCCATCACCTATGGTCGGCGACTCGCGCGGGAAGAAGGGTTGCTGTCCGGGATCTCATCTGGGGCAGCGTTATGCGCGGCCATCCAAGTGGCCAAACGATCTGAGAACAAGGACAAGCTGATTGTGATGATTCAGCCCAGCTTTGGCGAACGCTATCTCAGCACGCCCCTGTTTCACGATGCGGAGTCGCATTAG
- a CDS encoding DUF4440 domain-containing protein, producing MNDIEKLKAALDEWNAALDGGDIERLVATCDPDLIICNEHQPTSIGLQALRDKYAPRLEALTFKSDVEIDDIKIFGDFAIMVTHFDVKTMNKATGEPGGGAGRLVIGYRRDGKGDWKMALDVDNND from the coding sequence ATGAATGATATTGAAAAGCTCAAAGCTGCCCTCGACGAATGGAATGCAGCCTTAGATGGCGGTGATATTGAAAGACTGGTGGCAACATGTGACCCAGACCTAATTATTTGTAATGAACATCAGCCAACGTCGATTGGTCTCCAGGCTCTGCGTGATAAGTATGCGCCACGCTTAGAAGCGCTCACGTTTAAGTCTGACGTTGAAATTGACGACATCAAAATATTTGGTGATTTTGCAATTATGGTTACCCACTTTGATGTGAAGACGATGAATAAAGCAACGGGAGAACCAGGCGGAGGAGCAGGTCGTTTAGTGATTGGTTACCGTCGTGATGGTAAGGGTGATTGGAAAATGGCACTAGACGTTGATAATAACGACTAA
- a CDS encoding LysR family transcriptional regulator has translation MKNASLNDISVFAEVARVQGFRAAAANLNLGVGSVSETIQRLEKRLGVRLIERTTRKISLTYAGKQLFERSLPALTDLASALDDVSDDQNTIAGTLRLSAPRSSSPFFLDELIAEYCATYPAVNLEVMYEDQKVDLVASGVDAAIRSQTLVQKGSFSIEIGPKLDMTLVASPSYLDRKGSPKKPTDLIDHDGIRFGFGSTDRLAPWSFVDGKSKKNYTVSPQSRMIVNDLVSMLHFAKAGLGLAYVYRKPAEPFIASGELVTLFDQYIPSLPRYTINYLTKRHVPKRLKAFIDLARTAE, from the coding sequence ATGAAAAATGCCAGTCTCAATGATATCTCGGTGTTTGCAGAAGTTGCACGGGTGCAAGGTTTTCGTGCTGCTGCCGCCAATTTGAATCTTGGAGTTGGGTCAGTCAGTGAAACGATCCAACGACTTGAAAAACGTTTGGGTGTCCGCTTGATTGAGCGCACCACCCGAAAAATATCTCTGACCTATGCAGGCAAACAGTTGTTTGAAAGAAGCCTGCCTGCTCTAACTGATTTAGCCAGTGCCCTGGATGACGTAAGCGACGATCAAAACACTATTGCTGGCACATTACGTCTTTCAGCACCGCGTAGCAGCTCCCCCTTCTTTCTCGATGAATTAATCGCGGAATATTGTGCGACCTATCCAGCCGTCAATCTTGAAGTCATGTATGAGGATCAAAAAGTCGATCTGGTCGCCTCAGGCGTTGACGCAGCAATTCGCTCACAAACGTTAGTGCAGAAAGGTTCTTTTTCTATTGAAATTGGACCAAAACTAGATATGACCCTGGTCGCTTCTCCCTCCTATCTAGATCGCAAAGGCAGCCCCAAAAAGCCGACGGACCTTATAGACCATGACGGCATACGCTTCGGCTTTGGCAGTACAGATCGGCTAGCCCCGTGGTCATTTGTGGACGGTAAAAGTAAAAAGAATTACACAGTCTCGCCCCAGTCACGCATGATTGTCAACGATTTGGTGTCGATGCTCCATTTTGCTAAAGCTGGGCTAGGACTGGCCTATGTTTATCGCAAGCCTGCCGAACCTTTCATTGCTTCTGGGGAGTTAGTCACGCTATTTGATCAATACATTCCGTCATTGCCCCGGTACACCATTAACTATTTGACGAAACGCCATGTGCCCAAGCGATTAAAAGCATTTATTGATCTAGCGAGGACGGCAGAATAG
- the rpiA gene encoding ribose-5-phosphate isomerase RpiA codes for MSAVDPVKLMKQQVGKAAADRVQSGSIIGLGTGSTTAFAIQFLGDRIKSGELTDIKGIPTSFQASVLAKQYGIPLTTLDEVDRIHIGIDGADEVDPQKNLIKGGGAAHTREKVVDSLAEQFIVVVDQSKIVDKLGSTFPVPVEVLPMAIAPVMQALEKLGGKPELRIGVKKDGPVITDQGNMVLDVTFSDIPNPPELEKTINNIPGVLENGIFVGMTDIVLIGEIKDGNPIVREM; via the coding sequence ATGAGCGCAGTTGATCCCGTTAAGTTAATGAAACAACAGGTGGGCAAAGCCGCAGCAGATCGGGTTCAGTCTGGCTCCATTATTGGGTTAGGAACAGGGTCCACCACGGCATTTGCCATTCAGTTCTTGGGGGATCGGATTAAGTCCGGTGAATTAACGGATATCAAGGGCATTCCCACCTCGTTTCAAGCGTCTGTATTGGCTAAGCAGTATGGCATCCCCTTAACCACCTTGGATGAAGTGGATCGGATCCATATCGGTATCGATGGCGCAGACGAAGTCGATCCCCAGAAAAATTTGATTAAAGGCGGTGGCGCGGCCCATACCCGCGAGAAGGTCGTCGATTCCCTGGCCGAGCAGTTTATTGTGGTGGTCGATCAATCCAAAATTGTCGATAAATTAGGGTCTACCTTCCCAGTGCCTGTGGAGGTATTGCCGATGGCGATCGCACCCGTGATGCAGGCATTAGAAAAACTCGGCGGCAAGCCGGAACTGCGCATAGGCGTCAAAAAAGACGGTCCTGTGATTACCGACCAGGGCAATATGGTGCTGGACGTGACCTTTAGCGATATTCCCAATCCCCCCGAACTGGAGAAAACCATCAACAACATTCCCGGCGTGCTAGAAAACGGCATCTTCGTGGGCATGACTGACATTGTTTTAATCGGTGAGATTAAAGACGGTAATCCCATCGTCCGTGAGATGTAA